The region GCCCGTGGGTATCTCACCAAGCAAGCCGGCGAGGTCGAGATCCTCAGCGCCATTCAGGCCGTGGCCGATGGGCGCACCTACGTGTCGGCCACCCTCGCCGCCTACCTGCTCCAAACCCCGATCCGGATCACCAAGCGGGAACGCGAGATCCTGGAACTCGTCGCGGGCGGCGATACCGATCAGGACATCGCGGAGCAACTCACCATCAGCGTCCGGACGGTTCACTCCCACCTGGACCGCATCCGTGACAAGACCGGCTCCCGCCGCCGCGCCGACCTCACGCGCCTGGCCATCGAGCGCGGCATCATCCCTCGTTCCCCGGAACATGGGTAGCTCTCCCCGCTTGCTGCTGGTGTGTTCAATGCCAGCCGCCTCGCTGCAATGCAGCGGCTGAGGCGCGCGCAGATGAGGGATCGACAGCCAGGACGAACCACAGCATGGCAGTAGCCGCACAGGAGC is a window of Actinomycetes bacterium DNA encoding:
- a CDS encoding response regulator transcription factor; this translates as MIQVAIVEDHPVFRQGLTQVIETTPGLELAGVARSVDEFDTLRLSSTTIVLLDLQLPGSLQGPAAVAHLVAQGRSVLVLSASETPADVIQAIGEGARGYLTKQAGEVEILSAIQAVADGRTYVSATLAAYLLQTPIRITKREREILELVAGGDTDQDIAEQLTISVRTVHSHLDRIRDKTGSRRRADLTRLAIERGIIPRSPEHG